A segment of the Alphaproteobacteria bacterium genome:
CGGCACGTCTGTGCTTCAGGCGGCGCGCACGCTCGGCGTCGATATCGATTCCGTTTGCGGCGGGCGAGGTATTTGCGGGCGTTGTCAGGTTCTTTTGTCCGAGGGCGATTTCGCCAAGCACGCGATTGCCTCGCGCCCCGAGCACCTCTCGGCATTT
Coding sequences within it:
- a CDS encoding 2Fe-2S iron-sulfur cluster-binding protein, with protein sequence MPSEAFIVFTPSGRRGRFPLGTSVLQAARTLGVDIDSVCGGRGICGRCQVLLSEGDFAKHAIASRPEHLSAF